The following proteins are co-located in the Panthera uncia isolate 11264 chromosome F1, Puncia_PCG_1.0, whole genome shotgun sequence genome:
- the LOC125925626 gene encoding olfactory receptor 16-like has translation MQRKNITEVTEFIFLGFSIFGKHQITLFVAFLTIYILTLAGDIVIVAIIRVDHHLRTPMYFFLSMLASSEAVYTLVIVPRMLFSLILHNQPISWEGCATPMFFFVTLAVNSGLLLTAIGYDRYVAICNPLRYTVVMSKGMCAGLVCGSFGTGLVMAVLHVAAMFHLPFWGTVVDHFFCDIYPVTKLSCTDSTINEMINYGVSSSVILVPVGLIFITYVLIISTSLKIPSARGRKKAFATCTSRLTVVIVHYGCASVIYLKPKSENSIEKDLLSVTYTIITPLLSPVVYSLRNREVRDALRRAVGKNTS, from the coding sequence atgcagagaaagaacatCACAGAAGTGACAGAATTCATcttcctgggattctctatctTTGGAAAGCACCAGATAACCCTCTTTGTGGCTTTCCTAACCATCTACATTTTAACTCTAGCTGGTGACATCGTCATTGTGGCCATCATCCGCGTTGACCACCATCTCCGCActcccatgtacttcttcctgagCATGCTGGCGAGTTCTGAGGCCGTGTACACACTGGTCATTGTCCCACGAATGCTCTTCAGTCTCATTCTTCATAACCAGCCCATCTCCTGGGAAGGCTGTGCAACTCCGATGTTCTTTTTTGTCACGTTGGCCGTAAATAGTGGCTTGTTGCTCACGGCAATAGGCTATGACCGCTATGTGGCTATCTGCAACCCTCTGAGGTACACTGTCGTCATGAGTAAAGGAATGTGTGCCGGGTTGGTATGTGGGTCCTTTGGCACTGGTCTGGTAATGGCAGTTCTCCACGTAGCAGCCATGTTCCACTTGCCCTTCTGGGGCACAGTGGTGGACCATTTCTTCTGTGACATTTACCCTGTCACGAAGCTTTCTTGCACTGATTCCACTATCAATGAGATGATCAATTATGGTGTCAGTTCCTCTGTGATCCTGGTCCCCGTGGGCTTGATTTTCATCACCTACGTCCTCATCATCTCCACCAGCCTCAAGATCCCCTCCGCCCGGGGCCGGAAGAAGGCCTTTGCCACCTGCACCTCCCGCCTCACGGTGGTCATCGTCCACTACGGCTGTGCCTCCGTCATCTACCTCAAGCCCAAGTCAGAGAACTCAATAGAAAAAGACCTTCTCTCAGTGACTTATACCATCATCACGCCTTTGTTGAGCCCTGTTGTTTACAGTCTGAGGAACAGGGAGGTCAGGGATGCTCTACGCAGAGCCGTGGGCAAAAACACTTCTTAA
- the LOC125925625 gene encoding olfactory receptor 10J1-like, whose amino-acid sequence MKTENHTWVTEFTFQGFSSFREHQLGLFVVFLALYVVTLAGNIVIVTIINVDRHLHTAMYFFLSMLSASETVYTLVIIPKMLCNLVGLSQPISLAGCATQMFFFITLAINNCFLLTAMGYDRYVAICNPLRYTLIMNKRVCVQLVGGACGIGLIVATTQVTSVFRLPFCATKVDHFFCDIRPVMKLSCVDTSVNETLTVIVSVLVILVPMGLVFISYVLIVSTVLKIPSARGRKKAFATCASHLTVVVVHYGCASVAYLKPKSENARDQDQLISVTYTVITPLLNPVVYALRNKEVKDALLRAAGRKLS is encoded by the coding sequence ATGAAGACAGAGAATCACACTTGGGTGACTGAGTTCACTTTCCAGGGCTTCTCCAGCTTCCGAGAGCACCAGCTCGGCCTGTTTGTCGTGTTCCTTGCACTGTATGTCGTAACCCTGGCTGGCAACATCGTCATCGTGACCATCATTAATGTGGATCGTCACCTCCACACagccatgtacttcttcctgagCATGCTGTCCGCTTCAGAGACCGTATATACACTCGTCATTATACCCAAAATGCTCTGTAACCTTGTAGGCCTGAGTCAGCCCATCTCCTTGGCTGGCTGTGCCACCCAGATGTTCTTCTTCATCACCTTGGCCATCAACAACTGCTTCCTGCTCACGGCCATGGGGTACGACCGCTACGTGGCCATCTGCAACCCCTTGAGGTACACGCTCATCATGAACAAGAGGGTGTGTGTGCAGTTGGTGGGGGGCGCCTGCGGCATTGGGCTGATCGTAGCGACGACGCAAGTGACATCTGTGTTCAGGTTGCCTTTCTGTGCTACGAAGGTGGACCACTTCTTCTGTGACATCCGACCTGTAATGAAGCTCTCCTGCGTCGACACCTCGGTCAACGAGACCCTGACCGTGATCGTCAGCGTGCTGGTGATCCTGGTCCCCATGGGCCTGGTCTTCATCTCCTACGTCCTCATCGTCTCCACCGTCCTCAAGATCCCCTCCGCCCGGGGCCGGAAGAAGGCCTTTGCCACCTGCGCCTCTCACCTCACGGTGGTCGTCGTCCACTACGGCTGCGCCTCCGTCGCCTACCTCAAGCCCAAGTCGGAGAACGCCAGGGATCAGGACCAGCTGATCTCGGTGACCTACACCGTCATCACCCCCCTGCTGAACCCGGTGGTGTACGCCCTGAGGAACAAGGAGGTCAAGGATGCTCTGCTCCGGGCCGCTGGCAGGAAGCTTTCCTGA